CATAAACACCAAATCCAGAGATAAAGTGGTTAAAGATAAAGCCACCAGGTCCGAAGATGACGATAAACACCATTAATCCAATAGCCAGTCGAACGTTAAAGCTACTTAAATATTGAATTCCTTTGTAAAGTCCAGTTACGGCTGAGATCGTGGAAACCACGACAACCGCTAAAATAATCGAGAACTGCGTGCTGAACTGATTTGGAATTCCGAAGATTTCTTGCAATCCATAGCTTGCTTGTAATCCCAAGAATCCAATTGGTCCAATCGTTCCTGCTGCAACTGCGATAACAGAAAACGCATCAATAAGCGTTCCAAACCAGCTGTGGCGAAGTTTTTCACCAAAAATAGGATAAAGAAGCGTACGTGGCTTCATCGGCATGCCTTTATGGTAGTGACCATACATCATAACAACAGCACTGATCGTTCCAAGGATTGCCCATGCGAGAAAGCCCCAATGCATGAAGCTTTGTGCAAGTGCTGTATCAATCGCGCCCTGTGTACCTGCTTCAATGCCTTTCCCATCTTGAGAAGGGGGAACAGTTAAGAAATGATACATCGGCTCAGCCGCTGCCCAGAACACACCGCCACCCGCAAGTAGCGTCGCCATAATAATGGATAACCATTTATAGAGGCTTAGTTCAGGCTTGTCCATACCGCCAAGTTTTATCTTTCCATATTTTGAGAAAGCCAATCCAATACCTACGAAGAACGTCGCTAGCATTAATACTTGCCAAAACCCTCCGAAAAATCTCGCAGACCAGGCAAAGCTTGAGCTAACAATGTTTTCTACCAATGAAATATCAAAAAGTGCAAGAATAACGAAGAGAATTAACACTCCACCGCTTATTCCAAAGACGGGCCAATCAATACGCCCAGTTTCTTTATTGTTCATAGAAGACTCCTTTAATCGCTTTTTAAACACAATTACTTACTCTATCACTACCGTTAGTATGGTGTAAAGAGAGAAGTTTTAATCTGATTAGTTACTTTATTAATGTAAGATTAATTTTCAGGTAATCGATTCCATTAACCCCCTTTTTTGTAAAATAAAATCGAATTCAGTCGAAATTGTGTTTTCAATTCATAAATACCCCATGGAAATAAAATAAAACCGGAAAGAAACAGCTATTTCTTCCGGTTTTACAACTCCTATTTTCAATTATTTAGACCAGTGTCCATCCTTCAATCTGTATCCGTAATTTTTCATCTTAAAATAATAGACACCGAGCACCATCACAAAGCTAAAGAAAAAGTTAATGAGCGTTATAATCAGAGCAGTGATGAGGCTATCATCATAGCGAACATAATTTCCGACGAAAAAAAGAATAAAGAGAGGAATGCCGACAAACCATGGGTGTTTCTTCATATTGAATTTGCGATCAGTTGGTGTAAGAAAGTTTTCGTCGGATTGTTTAATGAATCGCCTTGATATGTAAGCGATAAGAATCAGTAGAGCGAGAGCAATGGGGAAACCAATGTTAAAACCAAAATAATAAAAGGCAAGAAAGCCGCCACCGAAAAGAATACCAAACAGTGAGAACATAACGAGAAACTCTTTAAAAGGTGATAACACTTTTTTCTTCGTCATTTTCAGCCCTCCAAGTAGGTTATTTTATGATCGTCAGTTACGTAACCATCTCCAAAGAAATAAGCAGACGTTGAAAGTTAGAATACCGAGAAAAAGGGAGATGTTTTTTGAGGAGAAAATCGGTTCATTGTTTAAAACAGTCAAGATGGGAATGAAGAGCATCCCAATTAACAGCAATTCTAAAACTTTACGCCAAGAGGATTGCATCGTATATCATCCTTTTATATGTAAATAAATACCTTTTAAAACGAGGAAGTAAACCAATTTTGCCCATATAAAAACCGCCCCTCTATTGAGTGGCGGTTTATCGATTATTAAAAAGCGACATAAAAAGGATGCTGCGCTTCATTTAAACAGTATTCAATTCGCTGTCTAAAGTTTTTCCACGTTACCATTTCGAGCGCTGTAGGAATGGTAAAGAAGCCAACTTCAAGACTTTCGGGTGTTGTTGTGAGTTCCCCGCCAACAAACCTGGCTAAGAACATATTATTTGAGATCGAGGACTTTACATTTTGGAACACACCACAGAATTTAACGACTTCAATATCTGCGCCGGATTCTTCCTTCGCTTCACGTACAGCCGCATCGATCAAGGATTCCCCTTCTTCAACCTGACCTCCAGGCATCTCCCAACCTCTACGCGGGCCTTTGATTAAAAGCATTTCATTATCTTCATTTAAAATAACGGAAGCTGCGGACACGATGTGTTTTGGCGGGTGATACGAATAAGGTTCAGCTGTTGAAGTTAGCATTTCCTCTCGGCTATCGAGGTAAAGTTCTCCTAATTCGGCTCTTCGTTCTTGTGCTTTTGTATGTAAAGAGCTTTGTCTAATGCTACGTTCGATACCCTCATATTGCTCGATGCTATCATACTGCCATGTGGCTGTAATTTCATTTTCGCTTTCATTAACCCATCGACCAATGAGCTTTGCACCGTGCTTTAATTGATTAGGGTAGAGGTAAGTATGAAAAAACTCATTGAACTCGTTAAGCTTTTCGGGTTGTATCGCATACGTTTTTCTTCTGTAAATCAATGGAATAACCCCTCGTTTCATATAAAATAGATAATGTCATTATTTTACTGTTCACTATATTATTTCAATTAGTAGCTATTTTCGCAATATTAATAGAGGTTTCTTACTCCGCTCCGTAGTAGTAATGAAGATGTATAGCGATATCGAATGTAAGTGGAGGTTTATATATATGTATTAAGTGAAAGTTGATTCGTTTTCTTAAGAAGCCTAAAAGCTGTGAAAAAGAAACTTTCCATCATTACAATACGTACTTGTAGCTGGATAGAAGAAAGTAGTCTCTATGATCTTGAGAGGAGGGAGTTTGGCGAATGATTGATGTGATAAGCGTAAGTAAACAATACGGTCCCATTCAGGCGCTAGATGACATTAGTTTTAGCATTAAGGAAGGAACGTGTTTTGGTCTTGTTGGTCCCAATGGAGCTGGGAAATCGACGTTAATGAAAATACTTTCGGGAATTTTAATGCAGTTTGATGGAGAAATGGCGGTGAATGACCATTATGTATCGAAAGATCGGCAGGCGATCAAGAAGCAAATCGGCTACGTGCCACAGGAAATTTGTTTAGAAGAAACCCTCACAGCAAGAGAAAACCTAAGTTTGTTCGGTCATCTTTATGGGTTAAAAGGGAGAAATCTTCAGGTTCGGATCGAAGAGGTGCTTGATCAGATCGGTTTGAAAGATCGGGGAAAAGATAAGGTGCTTACTTATTCTGGTGGAATGAAGCGCCGATTGAACATTGGATGTGCTTTGCTTCATAAACCGTCCATTGTGATTATGGATGAACCGACAGTTGGTATTGATCCTCAATCGAGAAATTCGATTTTTTCGATTATCCATCATCTAAAGTTAGAAGGAAGCACGATTATCTATTCGAGTCATTATATGGAAGAGGTGGAACAGCTGTGTGATAGCATCGGCTTAATCGATAAAGGTAAGCTGATGGAGTACGGTGAAATGGGTGAATTGCTTGAGCGATATGGCAAGCCTTCGCTATACATTTCTGGAGAAGGTATATCAGAAGAACTATTATCTCCTTTCGGTAGCCCTGAAAGAAAAGGAAATGGATACTTATTAACTTCAGAGAATCCACTTGCTACGCTTGAACAAGTCATTGGGCGTTTTCGAGAAGAGGGGATGGAGCCTCGAAGATTGGAATTATATCAACCGAGATTAGAAGATCTTTTCTTTCATTTAACAGGAACTCAGCTACGTGATGCCTAAACGAAAGGAGGAATGCTCATGTGGGCTATTGTTAGAACTGAACTAAAGAAGACGGTACATGATAAAGGGTTATGGTTTTGGACGTTCATCTTGCCGATTGTGTTTATTGTGGCGTTTGTCGGGATTTTCTCTGAAATGGGGAACTATAAAGAAGTGGTTACGCAAATTATCCCAGGATATACGATCATGTTTGCTTTTTATATTATGATATCGATGGTGATCACTTTTGTAAAAGATAGGGAGAGGGGCATGGTTGCTCGAATCGCGAGTACGCCGATTTCGATCATCCATTATTTTATTGGAAAATGGATACCGTTCGTTATCATCGTTTTGATTCAGATTACGGTATTGTTCGGATTTGGAATTCTTGTGTATGATCTTTCATTAGGAGATCCGATCGCCATCATCATTTTATCTCTTGCCCTTTCCTTCATCGTCACGTGTTGGGGAATGGCGATGGCCGTTCTTGTGAAAACGGAAAACATGGGTATTGCTCTCACGCAAATCATTGCACTCGGCGGAGCTTTGCTCGGTGGACTGTGGATGCCCGTTGAAACGATGCCAGAATTTATGCAGAACATCAGTAAAGGGTTTCCCCAATACTGGGCGCTTGATGGGTATAAGGAAATTATTCTTCAGAACGGTGGCGTAAGCGATGTTTGGTTTAATCTGCTTATCCTTTTTCTAGCTGGCGCAGTAGGTGGAGCGATTGCTTTCTCGGCCTATCCACGGTTTTTGAAAAATTCTCGAAGCTAACATAAAGCTATGGCGGGCGATTTTCGTTCTGTCGTAGCTTTTTCCTTATGTCTTTGAATGAATTCTAAACATACTTCGTGTAAACTCTAGTTAAAACGCTGAAGGAGAGAGTGAAATGCCAGATTTGAACGGTGAAGTCATCTTAATTACAGGCGGTAATCGCGGGCAAGGAAAAGCCATTGCCGAGCATCTTGCTATATTAGGAGCACGTGTCGTCATTGGAGCTCGACAGTATGAAAGCGCAAAGGATGTAGCTAGTTCTATAGGAAATAGCGCCTACCCTGTGCAATTAGATGTTACGAAGCAAGCGGATTGGGAAGTAGTGATGGATGAGATTGGTGAGGAATTTGGGCGCTTAGACTCGCTCGTTAATAATGCCGGTATATTAAAAAGAAAACCATTTATTAAGTTAACGATCGACGATTATCAGGAAATGGTTAACGTAAACCAGTTCGGCGTATTCCTTGGCATGCAGTCTGTCGTTCCTTTCATGGAAAAACAGCAGAAAGGTTCAATCATAAATAACGTTTCAATATCAGCTTTTGCTCCGATTGGGCAATCTACTGCCTATGCGGCCACGAAAGCTGCTGTTGTCGCCATGTCGAAAGCAGCGGCGATTGAGTTAGGACCAAAAGGGATTCGTGTTAATATGATCCATCCCGGAGGCGTTGAGACAGAAATGGCTACGCAAGGGGAAGGGGTTCCAGATTTTTATCAGTCCATTCCACTTGGTCGGATTGGCCAGCCGGTGGAAATTGCCAGAGCCGTCGCATTTCTTGCTTCGAACGAGAGCTCCTATTGTACGGGAACCGAAATGGTAATCGATGGGGGAATGACGCTTGGTTCGGCTGATGTATAAGGTTTTGCAGAGAGGGTTCTGATCCCTCTCTTTTTTAATGAATTTCACAGGCAATTGTCTGCAAATCCGTCGTAACATCGTCATATAGAGCGATTTTTTTTGAGATTCTTTTTAAATATTTTTGTTGCAGCTTCACTTCTTCTGCAACTTTTTGCTGATGATCGTGAAGAAGCTTTCTTCTTTCTTCTATCGTTTCCTCCCCTTGATGATAGAGATTTACATACCATTTAATTTCAGCGATAGACATATTCGTTGAGCGAAGAGCTAGGATAAAGTGAATCCATTCAAGGTTTTGATCATTGTATCTTCTTACACCTTTCTGATTTCGTTCAATAAAAGGTAAGATTTTTTCTTTTTCATAGTAGCGAAGGGCTGATGCGGTAATTCCGGTTATCGATGTTATTTCCTTCATAGAGTAGTGATTATCCATTAGAACCTCCTGTCTCGAGTCAAATCATTTGTGTTAAACCGCACTTTAACCTATAGAGTGTGAAATATCAATTGAACTGATTGATGAATATAATGTATGGAGGTTCTACCAATGGCAAAAGAGAAAGTTGTTATCATTACTGGAGCATCCAGTGGAATTGGTGAAGAAACGGCGAAGCTACTATCTGGAAAAGGTGCAAAGCTTGTTCTAGCTGCTCGTCGTGAAGAACGTTTGAAAGAACTTAAGCAACAAATTGAAGCGAGCGGTGGTGAAGCCATCTATCAGGTTACAGACGTTACGTCTTCTGAAGAGATGGAGTCATTAGCCAAATATGCGTATGATACATTTGGTAAGATTGATGTTATTGTGAATAACGCTGGTTTAATGCCACTCTCTCTCCTACACAAGAAAAAGTATGATGAGTGGGACAAAATGATCGATGTAAACATCAAGGGTGTACTTTACGGTATTGGGGCAGTTCTTCCTTATATGAGAGAGAAAAAGGAAGGGCATGTTATTAACATTTCATCAGTGGCCGGTCATGAGATTTCCCCAGGTAGCTCTGTATACAGTGCAACGAAATTTGCTGTAAGAGCCATTACGGAAGGGCTTAGAATGGAAGAGTCCGTTGGAAATAACATTCGAGCAACGATTATTTCTCCAGGGGCGGTCAGCACTGAGCTAACTGAAACGATCACAGATGATGATGTGAAGTCCTCGATCGATGCAGTATATAGCGGTGCGATTAAAGCAGACAGCATTGCACGTACGATTGTGTTTGCAATTGAAGAGCCTGCTGAAGTAGCGATCAATGAAATCCTAGTTCGTCCTACTAATCAAGAGTGGTAAGGAAAAAAGGAGAAGCTGAGTGTGGCTTCTCCTTTTTCCTTGCATTTTTTTAACCTGTGCCGTTACAATGGATAATTGAGACTGAAATAAGATGTTTGGTCTTTTAAAGCACGACTTTTACAACAAACTCATAAATAACTCATAAATAACTCATAAATAACTCATCTAGGTGATGTG
The sequence above is drawn from the Pseudalkalibacillus hwajinpoensis genome and encodes:
- a CDS encoding BCCT family transporter gives rise to the protein MNNKETGRIDWPVFGISGGVLILFVILALFDISLVENIVSSSFAWSARFFGGFWQVLMLATFFVGIGLAFSKYGKIKLGGMDKPELSLYKWLSIIMATLLAGGGVFWAAAEPMYHFLTVPPSQDGKGIEAGTQGAIDTALAQSFMHWGFLAWAILGTISAVVMMYGHYHKGMPMKPRTLLYPIFGEKLRHSWFGTLIDAFSVIAVAAGTIGPIGFLGLQASYGLQEIFGIPNQFSTQFSIILAVVVVSTISAVTGLYKGIQYLSSFNVRLAIGLMVFIVIFGPGGFIFNHFISGFGVYVDQFVTMSTFRADTGWLSFWTVFFWGWFIGYGPMMAILVSRISRGRTIRDIIIAVSIFAPVISTFWFTVLGGSGIFFEISNPGSISEALNAAGNPAAMFAITEQFPLASIVSPLFLILTILFVVTTSDSMSYTIAMAVTGEGDPQRWLRVFWAILMGTVAVILLITGDSGITQLQNFIVVTAVPVSLILLPMIWLAPKVAREMARDQNIIK
- a CDS encoding NUDIX hydrolase, with the protein product MLTSTAEPYSYHPPKHIVSAASVILNEDNEMLLIKGPRRGWEMPGGQVEEGESLIDAAVREAKEESGADIEVVKFCGVFQNVKSSISNNMFLARFVGGELTTTPESLEVGFFTIPTALEMVTWKNFRQRIEYCLNEAQHPFYVAF
- a CDS encoding ABC transporter ATP-binding protein, which produces MIDVISVSKQYGPIQALDDISFSIKEGTCFGLVGPNGAGKSTLMKILSGILMQFDGEMAVNDHYVSKDRQAIKKQIGYVPQEICLEETLTARENLSLFGHLYGLKGRNLQVRIEEVLDQIGLKDRGKDKVLTYSGGMKRRLNIGCALLHKPSIVIMDEPTVGIDPQSRNSIFSIIHHLKLEGSTIIYSSHYMEEVEQLCDSIGLIDKGKLMEYGEMGELLERYGKPSLYISGEGISEELLSPFGSPERKGNGYLLTSENPLATLEQVIGRFREEGMEPRRLELYQPRLEDLFFHLTGTQLRDA
- a CDS encoding ABC transporter permease, translating into MWAIVRTELKKTVHDKGLWFWTFILPIVFIVAFVGIFSEMGNYKEVVTQIIPGYTIMFAFYIMISMVITFVKDRERGMVARIASTPISIIHYFIGKWIPFVIIVLIQITVLFGFGILVYDLSLGDPIAIIILSLALSFIVTCWGMAMAVLVKTENMGIALTQIIALGGALLGGLWMPVETMPEFMQNISKGFPQYWALDGYKEIILQNGGVSDVWFNLLILFLAGAVGGAIAFSAYPRFLKNSRS
- a CDS encoding SDR family NAD(P)-dependent oxidoreductase, with translation MPDLNGEVILITGGNRGQGKAIAEHLAILGARVVIGARQYESAKDVASSIGNSAYPVQLDVTKQADWEVVMDEIGEEFGRLDSLVNNAGILKRKPFIKLTIDDYQEMVNVNQFGVFLGMQSVVPFMEKQQKGSIINNVSISAFAPIGQSTAYAATKAAVVAMSKAAAIELGPKGIRVNMIHPGGVETEMATQGEGVPDFYQSIPLGRIGQPVEIARAVAFLASNESSYCTGTEMVIDGGMTLGSADV
- a CDS encoding MerR family transcriptional regulator → MDNHYSMKEITSITGITASALRYYEKEKILPFIERNQKGVRRYNDQNLEWIHFILALRSTNMSIAEIKWYVNLYHQGEETIEERRKLLHDHQQKVAEEVKLQQKYLKRISKKIALYDDVTTDLQTIACEIH
- a CDS encoding SDR family oxidoreductase — its product is MAKEKVVIITGASSGIGEETAKLLSGKGAKLVLAARREERLKELKQQIEASGGEAIYQVTDVTSSEEMESLAKYAYDTFGKIDVIVNNAGLMPLSLLHKKKYDEWDKMIDVNIKGVLYGIGAVLPYMREKKEGHVINISSVAGHEISPGSSVYSATKFAVRAITEGLRMEESVGNNIRATIISPGAVSTELTETITDDDVKSSIDAVYSGAIKADSIARTIVFAIEEPAEVAINEILVRPTNQEW